A stretch of Antennarius striatus isolate MH-2024 chromosome 6, ASM4005453v1, whole genome shotgun sequence DNA encodes these proteins:
- the myo7aa gene encoding myosin VIIAa isoform X2 — MVILQQGDYVWLDLKSGREFEVPIGAVVKLCDSGQIQVLDDEGNEHWISPQSASNIKPMHPTSIHGVEDMIRLGDLNEAGILRNLLIRYREKLIYTYTGSILVAVNPYQLLPIYTADQIRLYTNKKIGEMPPHIFAIADNCYFNMQRNNRDQCCIISGESGAGKTESTKLILQFLAAISGQHSWIEQQVLEANPILEAFGNAKTIRNDNSSRFGKYIDIHFNKRGAIEGAKIEQYLLEKSRVCRQAYDERNYHIFYCMVKGMTADEKKKLGLSKATDYTYLTIGNCTVCDGRDDMKEYSNIRSAMKVLMFTDRENWEISKLLAAILHMGNLRYEARTYDNLDACEVIRSPHLSTSATLLEVDMKDLMNCLTSRTLITRGETVSTPLSMEQALDVRDAFVKGIYGRLFVWIVEKINAAIYKPASSQSKILRRSIGLLDIFGFENFTVNSFEQLCINFANENLQQFFVRHVFKLEQEEYNLEHINWQHIEFTDNQDALDMIAIKPMNIISLIDEESRFPKGTDTTMLNKLNFQHKVNTYYIPPKNTHETQFGIQHFAGVVYYETKGFLEKNRDTLYGDIIQLVHSSKNKFIKQIFQADVAMGAETRKRSPTLSSQFKRSLELLMRTLSVCQPFFVRCIKPNEYKKPMLFDRELCVRQLRYSGMMETIRIRRAGYPIRYTFVEFVDRYRVLMPGVKPAYKQEDLRGTCQRISEAILGRDDDWQMGKTKIFLKDHHDMLLEIERDKAITDKVILIQKVVRGFKDRSNFLRMRKSAVLIQKTWRGYQCRKNYGAMRAGFSRLQALVRSRKLCASYHVARQRITYFQGRCRGYLVRRAFRHRYWGVITIQAYTRGMIARRLYKRLKAEYRRRLDAEKMRLAEEAKLRNQMSAKRAKAEAERIHQERLSQLAKEDAEREKKEKEEARKKKEMVEQMEKARMEPVNDSDMVDKMFGFLGTTSSFPGQEGQAPAGFEDLERTHHELEEDDLDEALPLPEDDDEEDLSEYKFAKYAATYFQGTTTHTYVRRPLKQPLLFHDDEGDQLAALAVWITVLRFMGDLPEPKYHTAISDGSEKIPVMTKIYETLGKKTYKRELQALQGEGETPHSESHKKNSVRHKLVSLTLKKKSKITEEVTKRLNDGEYSLHGNSMLEDRPTSNLEKLHFIIGNGILRPGLRDEIYCQICKQLSQNPSKSSHARGWILFSLCVGCFAPSDKFVKYLRNYISSGPPGYAPYCEERLRRTFVNGTRTQPPSWLELQATKSKKPIMLPVTFMDGTTKTLLTDSATTAKELCGALSDKVNLRDRFGFSLYIALFDKVSSLGSGNDHVMDAVSQCEQYAKEQGAQERNAPWRLFFRKEIFTPWHCPADDQVATNLIYQQTVRGVKFGEYRCDRDDLAELASQQYYVDYGSEILLERLLSLIPSYIPDREISNSRTVEKWAHFIMAAHKKGIYTQKRFDPLKVKEEVVDFARHKWPLLFSRFYEAFKFSGPSLPKNDLIVAVNWTGVYFVDEQEQVLLELSFPEITAVSSSRGGKLQSQSFTLATIKGDEYTFTSNNAEDIHDLVVTFLEGLRKRSKFVVALQDNPNPTGEESTFLSFLKGDLILLDQDTGEQVLNSGWTHGINERTNHRGDFPADCVYVLPTMTRPQQEIVALVTMTPDQRQESVRVSQLVLPESDGRMAPYTLEEFSYDYFRPPPKHTLSRVMVTKNRGKDKMWTCTREPLKQPLLKKVVNHEELSQDACMSFIAMMKYMGDYPSKRTRAVNELTDQIFEGALKAEPLKDEIYCQIIKQLTDNHVKYSEERGWELLWLCTGLYPPSNVLLPHIQRFLQSKKHHPLSGDCMQRLHKALRNGSRKYPPHLVEVEAIQHKTTQIFHKVYFPDDTDEAFEVESSTKAKDFCQNISTRLLLKSPEGFSLFVKISDKVISVPEGDFFFDFVRHLTDWIKKSRPAKDGIVPSLTYQVFFMKKLWTSTVPGKDSFADSIFHYYQELPKYLRGYHKCSREEVFQLAALIYRVKFEDDKSHFPTIPKMLRELVPQDLIRQMSPDDWKRSVVAYFNKQAGKSREEAKLMFLKIIYKWATFGSAFFEVKQTTEPNFPEILLIAINKHGVSLIDPKTKDILITHPFTKISNWSSGNTYFHITIGNLVRGSKLLCETSLGYKMDDLLTSYISQMLTSMNKQRSGRGQNK, encoded by the exons ATGGTCATTCTACAGCAG GGCGACTACGTCTGGTTGGATCTGAAGAGCGGCCGTGAGTTCGAGGTTCCGATTGGTGCTGTGGTCAAACTGTGTGACTCTGGTCAGATCCAAGTGTTGGATGATGAAGGAAAT gagcaCTGGATCTCTCCCCAGAGTGCCTCCAATATTAAGCCTATGCATCCCACCTCCATCCATGGCGTGGAGGACATGATCCGCCTGGGAGACCTCAACGAAGCCGGAATCCTCCGAAACCTCCTTATTAGATACAGGGAGAAACTCATCTAT ACGTACACCGGCTCCATCCTGGTGGCCGTCAACCCTTACCAGCTGCTGCCCATCTACACCGCTGACCAGATCCGCCTCTACACCAACAAGAAGATCGGCGAAATGCCGCCTCATATCTTCGCCATCGCGGACAACTGTTACTTCAACATGCAGAGGAACAACCGAGACCAGTGCTGCATCATCAG TGGTGAGTCAGgagcaggaaaaacagaaagtaCAAAACTGATCCTTCAGTTTTTGGCGGCTATCAGTGGTCAACACTCCTGGATAGAGCAGCAGGTGCTGGAGGCCAACCCTATTCTGGAAG CCTTTGGCAATGCTAAAACCATCCGCAACGACAACTCATCTCGTTTTGGGAAATATATCGACATCCACTTCAACAAGAGAGGAGCGATAGAAGGAGCCAAGATAGAGCAGTACCTGCTGGAGAAGTCCCGAGTCTGTCGacag GCCTACGATGAGAGGAACTACCACATCTTCTACTGCATGGTGAAGGGCATGACTGCagatgagaagaagaagctggGGCTGAGCAAAGCCACGGACTACACCTACCTGACCATC GGTAACTGTACAGTGTGTGACGGCCGCGACGACATGAAGGAGTACTCAAACATCCGCTCTGCAATGAAG GTTTTAATgttcacagacagagagaactGGGAGATCTCCAAGCTGCTGGCTGCGATATTACACATGGGAAACCTCAGATATGAAG CTCGCACCTATGACAACTTAGATGCCTGTGAGGTCATCCGCAGCCCTCATCTGAGCACATCTGCTACACTGCTggag GTTGACATGAAGGATCTGATGAACTGTCTGACTAGCCGAACGCTGATCACCAGAGGGGAGACGGTGTCCACCCCCCTCAGCATGGAACAGGCTCTGGACGTACGAGATGCTTTTGTCAAG ggtATTTACGgtcgtttgtttgtgtggatcGTGGAGAAGATAAATGCAGCCATTTACAAACCTGCATCCTCCCAATCTAAAATTCTGCGCCGCTCCATCGGCCTGCTGGACATTTTTGGCTTTGAGAACTTCACCGTTAATAG CTTCGAGCAGCTGTGCATCAACTTTGCCAACGAGAACCTGCAGCAGTTCTTTGTGCGTCACGTCTTCaagctggagcaggaggagtacAACCTGGAGCACATCAACTGGCAGCACATCGAGTTCACCGACAACCAGGATGCGCTGGACATGATCGCCATCAAACCCATGAACATCATCTCGCTCATTGATGAGGAGAGCAGGTTCCCCAAG GGGACGGACACCACCATGCTGAATAAGCTGAACTTTCAGCACAAAGTCAACACATACTAcatccccccaaaaaacactCACGAGACCCAGTTTGGCATCCAGCATTTTGCAGGAGTGGTCTACTATGAAACAAAAG gcTTCCTTGAGAAGAACAGAGACACTTTATATGGTGATATCATTCAACTGGTTCACTCCTCCAAGAACAAGTTCATCAAACAGATCTTCCAGGCTGATGTCGCTATG GGGGCAGAGACCAGGAAGCGTTCGCCCACCCTCAGCAGCCAGTTTAAAAGATCTCTGGAGTTGCTGATGAGAACTCTGAGTGTCTGCCAGCCCTTCTTTGTTCGCTGCATCAAACCCAATGAGTACAAGAAACCCATG CTTTTCGACAGGGAGTTGTGTGTTCGTCAGCTGAGGTACTCTGGAATGATGGAGACCATTCGCATCCGTCGTGCAGGATATCCCATACGTTACACCTTCGTGGAGTTTGTGGACCGTTACCGGGTCCTCATGCCCGGAGTCAAACCAGCATACAAACAG gaggacctGAGGGGAACCTGTCAGAGGATCTCGGAGGCCATCCTGGGCAGAGACGATGACTGGCAGATGGGCAAGACCAAGATCTTCCTCAAG GACCATCATGACATGCTGCTGGAGATCGAGAGAGACAAGGCCATCACAGATAAGGTCATCCTAATCCAGAAGGTAGTTCGAGGTTTCAAGGACAG ATCCAACTTCCTGAGGATGAGGAAATCAGCCGTGCTGATCCAGAAGACGTGGAGAGGTTATCAGTGTCGGAAGAACTATGGCGCT ATGCGAGCAGGATTCTCTCGCCTTCAGGCTCTGGTTCGATCCAGGAAGCTGTGCGCGTCGTATCACGTGGCACGCCAGCGAATCACGTACTTCCAGGGTCGCTGTAGGGGCTACTTGGTGCGCCGGGCGTTCAGGCACCGCTACTGGGGGGTCATCACCATCCAGGCCTACACAAGAGGCATGATCGCTCGCCGGCTTTACAAGCGGCTGAAGGCAGAg TACCGCAGGCGTCTGGATGCAGAGAAGATGCGTCTGGCCGAAGAGGCCAAACTGAGGAATCAGATGTCAGCGAAGAGAGCAAAGGCGGAAGCTGAGcgcattcaccag gaaCGTCTGTCTCAGCTGGCCAAGGAGGACGCCGAAcgggagaagaaggagaaggaagaggcacggaagaagaaagagatggtggagcagatggagaaggcTCGCATGGAGCCTGTCAACGACTCCGACATGGTGGACAAGATGTTCGGTTTCCTGGGAACTACGAGCTCTTTCCCGGGCCAGGAGGGACAAGCTCCTGCTGGCTTCGAG GACCTGGAACGGACACATCacgagctggaggaggatgacCTGGACGAGGCTCTTCCTCTCCCTGAGGATGATGACGAGGAAGACTTATCGGAGTACAAGTTTGCCAAGTACGCCGCCACCTACTTCCAGGGCACCACCACACACACGTACGTCCGACGGCCTCTCAAGCAGCCTCTGCTGTTCCACGACGACGAAGGAGATCAGCTG GCGGCGCTGGCCGTCTGGATCACGGTACTGAGGTTCATGGGAGATCTGCCTGAGCCCAAGTACCACACGGCCATCAGCGACGGAAGTGAGAAGATCCCCGTCATGACCAAAATCTACGAGACGCTGGGAAAGAAAACCTACAAGCGCGAGCTGCAGGCGTTGCAAGGGGAGGGCGAG ACGCCTCACTCTGAAAGCCACAAGAAGAACAGCGTCCGGCACAAACTGGTGTCCCTCACCCTGAAGAAGAAGTCCAAGATCACCGAGGAG GTCACCAAGCGCCTTAACGATGGAGAGTATAgtctccatggtaacagcaTGCTGGAAGATCGCCCGACATCCAACTTGGAGAAACTTCACTTCATCATCGGCAACGGCATCCTGAGACCAGGGCTGAG GGATGAGATCTACTGTCAGATCTGCAAGCAGCTGAGTCAGAACCCGTCCAAGAGTTCCCACGCTCGAGGGTGGATActcttctctctgtgtgtcgGTTGCTTCGCCCCTTCGGATAAGTTTGTCAAG TACCTGAGAAATTACATCAGCAGCGGACCCCCGGGGTACGCCCCATACTGTGAGGAGAGGCTGAGACGGACTTTTGTCAATGGGACGAGAACGCAGCCTCCATCCTGGCTGGAACtgcag GCCACCAAGTCCAAGAAGCCCATCATGCTGCCGGTGACCTTCATGGATGGCACCACCAAAACGTTGCTGACCGACTCGGCCACCACAGCCAAGGAGCTCTGCGGCGCCCTGTCCGACAAAGTCAACCTGCGGGACCGGTTCGGGTTCTCGCTCTACATCGCTCTGTTCGACAAG GTCTCGTCTTTGGGCAGTGGGAATGACCATGTGATGGACGCCGTGTCCCAGTGCGAGCAGTACGCCAAGGAGCAGGGCGCCCAGGAGAGGAACGCCCCCTGGAGGCTATTTTTCAGGAAGGAGATCTTCACACCCTGGCACTGCCCCGCCGATGACCAGGTGGCCACCAACCTCATCTACCAGCAGACTGTCCGTGGCGTCAAGTTTGGGGAATACCGCTGTGACAGG GATGACCTGGCAGAGCTGGCTTCTCAGCAGTATTATGTGGACTACGGTTCAGAGATCCTCCTGGAGCGTTTGCTCAGCCTCATCCCGTCCTACATCCCCGACCGGGAGATCAGCAACTCCAGGACGGTGGAGAAGTGGGCTCATTTCATCATGGCTGCACACAAAAAG GGCATTTACACCCAGAAGAGGTTCGACCCGCtgaaggtgaaggaggaggtggtAGATTTTGCTCGACACAAGTGGCCTCTTCTGTTCTCTCGTTTCTACGAAGCCTTCAAGTTCTCAG GTCCCAGTCTGCCTAAAAATGATCTGATTGTTGCCGTCAACTGGACTGGAGTTTATTTTGTGGACGAGCAGGAGCAAGTCCTCCTGGAACTCTCCTTCCCGGAAATCACTGCAGTTTCTAGCAGCAG AGGAGGAAAGTTGCAGAGTCAGAGCTTCACCTTGGCAACAATCAAAGGAGATGAGTACACCTTCACCTCCAATAATGCAGAGGACATCCATGACCTGGTGGTGACCTTCCTAGAGGGTCTGAGGAAGAGGTCAAAGTTTGTGGTGGCATTGCAGGACAACCCGAATCCCA CCGGGGAGGAGTCGACGTTCCTGAGCTTCCTGAAGGGAGATCTTATCCTGCTGGACCAGGACACCGGTGAACAAGTCCTCAACTCTGGTTGGACGCATGGCATCAATGAACGCACCAATCACAGAGGAGATTTCCCAGCAGACTGTGTCTATGTCCTGCCCACTATGACCCGACCTCAGCAAGAAATAGTG GCTTTGGTAACCATGACGCCAGACCAGCGTCAGGAGTCGGTTCGTGTTTCTCAGCTCGTCCTGCCGGAGAGCGACGGCAGGATGGCGCCTTACACCCTGGAGGAATTTTCCTACGACTACTTCAG ACCTCCTCCCAAACACACCCTGAGTAGGGTGATGGTCACCAAGAACCGTGGTAAGGACAAAATGTGGACTTGCACCAGGGAGCCACTGAAGCAGCCGCTGCTAAAGAAGGTGGTCAACCACGAGGAGCTGTCCCAGGACGCGTGCATGTCCTTCATCG CCATGATGAAGTACATGGGAGACTATCCATCCAAACGGACGCGCGCCGTCAACGAGCTGACGGACCAGATCTTTGAAGGAGCGCTGAAGGCCGAACCTCTGAAAGATGAGATCTACTGTCAGATCATCAAGCAGCTGACCGACAACCACGTCAA GTACAGCGAGGAGAGAGGCTGGGAGCTGCTCTGGTTGTGTACTGGTCTATATCCTCCCAGTAACGTCCTGTTACCACACATCCAGCGCTTCCTCCAGTCCAAGAAACACCACCCACTCTCTGGAGACTGCATGCAGAGGCTGCACAAAGCTCTACG CAATGGATCCAGAAAGTACCCCCCTCATTTGGTGGAAGTGGAGGCTATCCAACATAAGACGACCCAGATCTTCCACAAAGTCTATTTCCCTGATGATACAGACGAG GCGTTCGAGGTGGAGTCCAGCACCAAAGCCAAAGATTTCTGCCAGAACATCTCAACCCGACTGCTGCTCAAGTCACCCGAGGGCTTCAGCCTCTTTGTCAAGATCTCAgacaag GTGATCAGCGTTCCAGAGGGAGATTTCTTCTTCGACTTCGTCAGACATCTGACAGATTGGATCAAGAAATCTCGTCCAGCTAAAGATG GAATCGTTCCCTCATTGACCTATCAGGTGTTCTTCATGAAGAAGTTGTGGACCAGCACAGTCCCAGGGAAGGACTCCTTCGCTGACTCCATCTTTCATTACTACCAA GAGCTGCCTAAATACTTGCGCGGCTACCATAAGTGTTCCCGAGAGGAGGTTTTCCAACTTGCGGCGCTCATCTACCGTGTCAAGTTTGAGGATGACAAATCCCACTTTCCAACCATCCCCAAGATGCTTCGAGAGCTGGTGCCCCAAGATCTCATCCGTCAGATGtccccagatgactggaaaagg TCCGTGGTCGCTTACTTCAACAAGCAGGCTGGGAAATCCAGAGAAGAAGCCAAACTGATGTTTCTGAAGATCATCTACAAATGGGCAACCTTTGGCTCTGCCTTCTTTGAGGTCAAG CAAACTACAGAGCCCAATTTTCCTGAAATCCTTTTAATCGCCATCAACAAGCATGGAGTCAGCCTCATCGACCCCAAGAcaaag GACATCCTGATAACCCA